A portion of the Microtus ochrogaster isolate Prairie Vole_2 unplaced genomic scaffold, MicOch1.0 UNK68, whole genome shotgun sequence genome contains these proteins:
- the Znf74 gene encoding LOW QUALITY PROTEIN: zinc finger protein 74 (The sequence of the model RefSeq protein was modified relative to this genomic sequence to represent the inferred CDS: inserted 3 bases in 3 codons; deleted 1 base in 1 codon), which translates to MGRDAQESRFACSQCGKVFLQSSALALHLCWHESDKAFPWSTDLLEHQRRCSGEKPFSCRECGKAFSCRSSLSVHHRIHTGERPYKCGACEKAFSCSLLLSMHRRVHXGERPDACGECGKAFNQSTHLTRHLCIHTGEKPYKCGCGQAFTCHSSLTVRKKIHSGDKPFKCAECGKTFHSLARLTLHQRMHTGEKPFXCSNCGKAFSCHSSLIVYQRINTGEKPYECHQCGKAFSQNHCLIKHQKVHSRERRXKCSECAGEACSWSPHPSTKYQMLHCTEKPFAIQLNRHLLSTC; encoded by the exons ATGGGCCGGGATGCCCAGGAGAGCAGGTTTGCCTGCAGCCAGTGTGGGAAGGTGTTCCTGCAGAGCTCAGCTCTAGCACTGCACTTGTGCTGGCACGAGAGTGACAAGGCCTTCCCCTGGAGCACCGACCTCCTGGAGCACCAGCGCAGATGCTCTGGCGAGAAGCCCTTTTCCTGCCGTGAGTGTGGCAAGGCCTTCAGCTGCCGCTCATCTCTCAGCGTGCACCACCGCATCCACACGGGCGAGAGGCCCTATAAGTGCGGCGCCTGCGAGAAGGCCTTCAGCTGCAGCTTGCTGCTCAGCATGCACCGCAGGGTGC ACGGGGAGAGGCCGGATGCATGCGGCGAGTGTGGCAAGGCCTTCAACCAGAGCACGCACCTCACTCGCCACCTCTGCATCCACACCGGCGAGAAGCCATACAAGTGCGGGTGCGGCCAGGCCTTCACCTGCCACTCCTCGCTCACAGTGCGCAAGAAGATCCACAGCGGCGACAAGCCATTCAAGTGCGCCGAGTGCGGCAAGACCTTCCACAGCCTCGCGCGCCTCACCCTCCACCAGAGAATGCACACGGGGGAGAAGCCAT CTTGTTCCAACTGCGGGAAGGCCTTCAGCTGCCATTCATCCCTCATAGTGTATCAGCGCATCAACACCGGCGAGAAGCCCTACGAATGCCACCAGTGTGGCAAGGCCTTCAGCCAGAACCACTGTCTTATCAAACACCAGAAGGTTCACTCCAGAGAGAGGC CCAAGTGCAGCGAGTGTGCAGGGGAGGCCTGCAGCTGGAGCCCACAC CCGAGCACCAAGTACCAGATGTTGCACTGCACGGAGAAACCTTTTGCCATCCAGCTCAATAGGCACCTGCTGAGCACCTGCTGA